Proteins from one Shewanella pealeana ATCC 700345 genomic window:
- the galE gene encoding UDP-glucose 4-epimerase GalE: MTILVTGGAGYIGTHTVVELLNNGNNVVILDNLSNSSVTALERVEQITGKRVTFYQGDVLNRAFLQKLFTDHDIKSVIHFAGLKAVGESVAQPLRYYENNVTGTIVLCEVMAEFNVKNLVFSSSATVYGDPASLPITEDFPTGATNPYGQSKLMVEHILADLYHSDNSWNIARLRYFNPVGAHKSGLIGEDPNDIPNNLMPFITQVAVGKREQLSVFGSDYDTVDGTGVRDYIHVVDLAIGHLRALDKLHTQSGLVTYNLGTGQGYSVLEMVKAFEKASGTTIKYQLVERRPGDIAACYANPEKAQKELNWQATHSIDDMAQSSWHWQSSNPNGYQSEV, from the coding sequence ATGACGATTTTAGTTACCGGCGGCGCTGGTTATATCGGAACCCATACCGTTGTTGAGCTGCTTAATAACGGCAATAACGTCGTTATCTTAGATAACCTCAGCAACTCAAGTGTTACGGCCTTAGAAAGAGTCGAACAGATCACAGGCAAAAGGGTTACCTTTTATCAAGGCGATGTACTCAATAGAGCTTTCTTGCAGAAGCTATTTACAGATCATGATATTAAATCAGTCATTCACTTCGCAGGCCTAAAGGCTGTCGGTGAGTCTGTAGCGCAGCCGCTACGTTACTATGAAAATAACGTCACTGGCACCATCGTCTTATGTGAAGTCATGGCTGAATTTAACGTTAAGAACTTAGTCTTTAGCTCATCAGCCACCGTCTATGGTGATCCTGCGAGCCTACCTATCACAGAAGACTTTCCTACAGGGGCAACCAACCCCTACGGTCAGTCTAAACTAATGGTAGAGCATATACTTGCCGACCTTTATCACTCAGACAACAGCTGGAATATCGCCCGATTAAGATACTTTAACCCTGTAGGGGCTCATAAGAGCGGCCTAATCGGTGAAGATCCCAATGATATTCCGAATAACCTGATGCCTTTCATTACTCAGGTTGCCGTTGGTAAACGTGAGCAATTAAGTGTGTTTGGCAGTGATTATGATACGGTCGATGGTACGGGAGTACGCGATTACATCCATGTGGTCGATCTCGCTATCGGTCACTTGCGAGCTCTTGATAAGCTACACACCCAATCAGGCTTGGTGACCTATAACTTAGGTACAGGCCAAGGTTACAGCGTACTTGAGATGGTTAAAGCCTTTGAAAAAGCCAGCGGCACCACTATTAAATATCAGTTAGTTGAACGCAGACCTGGCGACATAGCAGCATGCTACGCAAACCCAGAGAAAGCGCAGAAAGAGTTAAACTGGCAAGCGACTCACAGCATAGATGATATGGCGCAAAGCAGCTGGCACTGGCAATCAAGTAACCCAAATGGTTACCAGAGCGAAGTCTAA
- the galU gene encoding UTP--glucose-1-phosphate uridylyltransferase GalU produces MKQHKIRKAVIPVAGLGTRMLPATKAIPKEMLPVMDKPLIQYVVSEAIAAGIKEIVLVTHASKNSVENHFDTSFELETQLERRVKRQLLAEVQAICPADVTIISVRQSQAKGLGHAILCAKSIIGDAPFAVLLPDVLIDDASSDLTKENLADMVALYNQTEVGQIMVEGVPHELVNQYGIADINGAELKPGESLPLTQLVEKPSIEDAPSNLAVVGRYVLPAEIWSYLAKTPAGAGDEIQLTDAIAMLMENQTVNAYYMQGKSHDCGNKLGYMQAHVEHALRHKEIGSEFAEYLKAIVKTLK; encoded by the coding sequence ATGAAACAACATAAAATTCGCAAAGCAGTTATCCCTGTAGCAGGCCTTGGAACTCGAATGCTTCCAGCCACCAAAGCTATCCCAAAAGAGATGCTGCCGGTTATGGACAAACCACTGATCCAGTATGTTGTCAGCGAGGCTATCGCTGCGGGAATTAAAGAAATTGTCTTAGTCACTCACGCCAGTAAGAACTCAGTTGAAAACCATTTCGATACCAGCTTTGAGTTAGAGACTCAGCTCGAGCGTCGCGTTAAACGTCAACTATTGGCCGAAGTACAAGCCATTTGCCCAGCTGACGTCACCATTATCAGTGTACGTCAGTCACAAGCTAAGGGCTTAGGTCACGCAATTTTATGCGCAAAAAGCATCATAGGTGACGCCCCCTTTGCCGTACTACTACCAGATGTACTGATCGATGATGCTAGTAGCGATCTAACTAAAGAAAATCTTGCCGATATGGTTGCCCTTTATAATCAGACTGAAGTTGGCCAAATCATGGTTGAAGGCGTCCCTCATGAGCTTGTTAACCAGTACGGTATTGCCGATATTAATGGTGCAGAGCTCAAGCCTGGTGAGTCACTGCCACTTACTCAGCTGGTAGAGAAACCAAGTATTGAAGATGCACCATCTAACTTAGCCGTTGTAGGCCGCTATGTGTTACCAGCCGAAATCTGGTCATATCTAGCTAAGACACCAGCAGGGGCCGGTGATGAAATCCAGCTCACTGACGCAATTGCTATGTTAATGGAAAACCAAACCGTCAATGCATATTACATGCAAGGCAAGAGTCATGACTGCGGTAATAAATTAGGTTATATGCAAGCTCATGTAGAGCATGCTCTGCGTCATAAGGAAATTGGCTCAGAATTCGCTGAATACCTCAAAGCTATCGTTAAGACACTTAAGTAA